A genome region from Arachis duranensis cultivar V14167 chromosome 8, aradu.V14167.gnm2.J7QH, whole genome shotgun sequence includes the following:
- the LOC107460550 gene encoding uncharacterized protein LOC107460550, translating to MGLHLFHTPTHRNMKERKKRKREEGRGKREERVAPGEGKGGCPQRHCVVVTLESIVCRCPIAVLPSIKLVHFNFSRFPSSLPSLSVEDVTSSAVTAAAARIARAPSVALIAFAPFVAIVVRPLSAMLLSYELLLRRSRRCFFSPRRRFDGYTAEKSEKMDEDIKIIEDLRQSNDYLRARQDATHVIANLQRQRINSQIIASQYLEKNLDLVDMLINGYEQDGDIALTYGAVARECIRHQCVARHVLGSDHMKKFFDYIQLPNFEIASDALSTFKELLTRHKSTVSEFLSKNYDWFFEEYNTRLLESNSYFTRRLAIKLLADMLLDRSNSATMVRYVAEYYSPRAKERWCLSLYNNVGHHALGVFP from the exons ATGGGTCTTCACCTGTTCCATACACCCACACACAGaaatatgaaagaaagaaagaaacggAAGAGGGAAGAGGGAAGAGggaagagggaagagagagtCGCACCAGGAGAAGGGAAGGGGGGATGTCCGCAGCGCCACTGCGTCGTCGTCACCTTAGAGTCTATCGTTTGTCGCTGCCCAATTGCCGTTTTGCCTTCTATCAAGCTG GTTCATTTCAATTTTTCACGTTTTCCTTCCTCCCTGCCTTCTCTCTCCGTTGAAGATGTCACGTCCTCCGCTGTCACCGCCGCCGCGGCTCGCATCGCACGAGCTCCCTCCGTCGCCCTCATCGCGTTTGCTCCCTTCGTTGCCATCGTCGTACGACCTCTCTCCGCCATGCTCTTGTCTTACGAGCTCCTTCTGCGCCGCTCTCGTCGCTGCTTCTTCTCTCCTCGCCGGAG ATTTGATGGATACACAGCcgaaaaatcagaaaaaatggACGAAGACATCAAAATTATTGAAGATCTAAGGCAAAGCAATGATTATTTAAGG GCTCGCCAAGATGCTACTCATGTGATTGCAAACTTGCAAAGGCAGCGGATCAATTCACAGATAATAGCTTCCCAATACCTAGAAAAAAATTTGGATCTCGTGGATATGCTAATTAATGG ttatgaACAAGATGGTGACATTGCTTTGACTTATGGTGCGGTTGCAAGAGAGTGCATACGCCATCAGTGTGTTGCTAG ACATGTCTTGGGATCAGATCACATGAAGAAGTTCTTTGACTATATTCAACTGCCGAATTTTGAAATCGCCTCAGATGCTCTTTCAACTTTTAAA GAGCTATTAACAAGGCACAAATCCACCGTCTCTGAATTTCTTTCCAAGAATTATGATTGG TTTTTTGAAGAGTACAATACTCGATTGCTAGAATCTAACAGTTATTTCACTAGACGACTTGCCATTAAG TTATTGGCGGATATGTTACTGGATCGCTCCAATTCTGCTACAATGGTTCGGTATGTGGCCGAGTATTACTCTCCTCGAGCAAAGGAACGGTGGTGCTTGTCTTTGTATAATAATGTTGGGCATCATGCACTTGGTGTTTTCCCTTAG